ACAGTAGACGAGGCAAAATGTAAACTGAACAATTTAGCGTATTGCTTAGTTCAAATTAATACTCATTTATTCTACATGAATAGTTTGGCGATTTGAGGTAAgaagtgcttgtgtttcccaataaccTGCTGGGATGGGCTACTGAGGATCGGTCTTAATTTCAATCATTGGATAAAATATTCATATGTATATCAACTGAATGTTTGTCAACAGCCAGTGTTTATTTTTTAAGAGAAATGCCATGGCGACTGCGGTGCAACTTAGAAGTAGCCCAAAAACCCGCAACccgtgaccaatacattttcacccGTGACATAATTTTCAAAGTTGCCCAAATGTCAAAACTGCGAACATGGCAACCCTGAACAGACAGATCAAAGGAAGTTGTGACTGCTTCTGCTGCTCTTCTTGGTCAAGACATCCACATTACCATTACTGCCACCTAGCGGAGCGGAGGAATTAGACATTTCGTTCCATTTAATAGATGTACAATACCAATTAGATAGATTCTTATGGGTTTCCCCTATTCATCTGTGCGTGTACGATCTACAATCATTACCTCTAACATAAACCTTAAAGAGACAGTATAAACTGAGTGTACGAAACATcagacaccttcctaatattgagttgaaccccaccagccaccacttttccctcagaacagcctcaattcatttgGGCACGGACTCCAGAGacgctggtccatgttgactccaatgcttcctactgttgtgtcaagttggctggatgtcctttgggtggtggaacattcttgatacacaggggaaactgttgagcgtggaaaaacccagcattgttgcagttcttgacacaaaccggtgtgcctggcacccactaccataccccattctttaacctgtctcctccccttcatctttaacctgactcctccccttcatctttaacctgactcctccccttcatctttaacctgactcctccccttcatctttaacctgactcctccccttcatctttaacctgtctcctccccttcatctttaacctgactcctccccttcatatttaacctgactcctccccttcatctttaacctgactcctccccttcatctttaacccgactcctccccttcatctttaacctgactcctccccttcatctttaacctgtctcctccccttcatctacactgattgaactgtttaacaagtgacatcaataagggatcatagctttcacctggttagtctgtcacggaaagaggtgttcttaatgttttgtacactgtagaTCTTTTCATTTGTTAAATAATTAGTTTACAttaaaaaaatctcaatttaTTTCATGATTTGTTACAGAATTTGACTTCGGCATACAAATGTGTGACAACAATGTATGATATAGAATGTTTTGACAATGATGTATTTCCTTAATGACATATGACCATCATTCACACACATAAAATGGGAGTAAATAAAAGTCAACAATGAGTCGAACCAAAGCTTAGATCAAAGCTCTGTAATTCAATGTAGTCATAGTATTGATTTTCACATCACCATCTTGTATTTTGCTCCATAAGTCATCAACCATCAATTTGAACACAGCTCCAACTGCCACTAACATCACCATGGTGACCACCACACCAGACCCTTCTTTCTCCATTACTGAGTGTGTTGACATTGAAGTGGTTtccaccatctcctctctcttctccagcaGCTCAGTGACTGTGGTCACCTTTCTCCTTGTTGTTGAAGACATTATATCTGCCCCTGCAGGTACTGATTAGTTGTAGCAGTTGACTGTTGTCCTTCAGTAGGTCCTCCACTGGTTTCTCCTCTAGCTGGTCTCCCCTCCAGCTGGTATCCCCTCTAGCTGGTCTCCCCTCTAGCTGGTCTCCCCTCTAGCTGGTCTCCCCTCTAGCTGGTCTCCCCTCCAGTTGGTCTCCCCTCTAGATGGTCTCCCCTCTAGATGGTCTCCCCTCCAGCTGGTCTCCCCTCTAGCTTGTCTCCCCTCTAGCTGGTCTCCCCTCTAGCTGGTCTCCCCTCTAGCTGGTCTCCCCTCCAGCTGGTCTCCCCTCCAGCTGGTCTCCCCTTAGCTGGTCTCCCCTCTAGCTGGTCTCCCCTCTAGCTGGTCTCCCCCAGTGAACAGCACCATGGTGTACATTAAATACTTCTCTAAAGTTCTCCTGGATCCACCTCATGAGGGTATCCCTCTGCAAACCTCACCCCCTGATCACCAGCAGGAACGTGTGAGATCCTGGAGAGGCGGAAAGACCCGGGGTGTGGTCGACGTGGCGGGAGGCCCGGGGTGTGGTCGACGTGGCGGGAGGCCCGGGGTGTGGTCGACGTGGCGGGAGGCCCGTCCGGTTGACCCTCTAGCGGTAGTAGCAGCTGGCCCAGTCCAACTCTCACAATCTGTGGTCATGGCAACCATAGAGTGGTGCCCATGATGGTGTTTCCTGCTGAACTCTGACCCTGCCCAATGTTACCAATCAGAAGCAGCCTCAACGCTGCCACTATGGAGACAGTATTACAATTCCGTTTATTGAGCCGTTCGATTCATCAGTTAACCATTTGGGCAGGACCGTTTCAATACAACTTCCCTATGTAGGGCCTAGTCCTGGGATAAAAACCctatttcaatggagattctcttgctttttagtccaggatctggcttaatctgtgtctgggaaacctcCCTTGAACAACAAGTaaggtttttttatttatttaaattttaccccttttttctccccaattttgtggtatccaattgttgtagtagctactatcttgtctcatcgctacaactcccgtacgggctcgggagagacgaaggttgaaagtcatgcgtcctccgatacacaacccaaccaagccgcactgcttcttaacacagcacgcatccaacccggaagccagccgcaccaatgcgccggaggaaacaccgtgcacctggccaccttggttagcgcacactgcgcccagccctcCCTAactgaccaagccctccctaacccgggcgacgctaggccaattgtgcgtcgccccacggacctcccggtcttggccggttacgacagagcctgggcgcgaacccagggactctgatggcacagctggcgctgcagtacagcgcccttaaccactgcgccaccctgcATCAGGTAAGATTTCATCACAGTGAAAGTGGTTGATTTCATTGAGGGTTAAATAATTGATAGAAGAGTGAATTGGCCTAGAGATTTCCCTGGTCAGGTGATCTTATATTTTCAGTTCTACTGGGGTAAGAGTTTAACTGCAGTAAATTCATGAGGCAGTTATACATTatatttttcaagaatcaatggctacgTGTCCAAAAAGTCCCAAAATGAATGTACCAATCACAGATGGTCCTTTTTTAAGTCCTGTATAAACAAAGTCCAGTTTCCCTACTCAGAACACCGGAGAATCCTATAACCTGGTTCCTTTCACCTGGACTCATTTTAAGGATCGACTCTCCATTGCTCTCCAGTTCCGACACTGAGAACACCGGgacggtgtcccaaatggcatatagtgcactacttttgaccagagccctgtgggccctaGTGCACTTTATTAGGGAATAGGGAGGCATTTGGAGGTTCCTCTCACCTGGGTTTCTTCTTACACCTGTGCCTCTTCAGGGAGCCAGTTTGACTGTAGCTCTTACCGCACTGCGTGCATTTGtacggcttctcccctgtgtgtctcCTCACGTGTTGCGCTAGATGCCCACTCTGACTGTATCTCCTACAGCACTTTGTGCATTTGtacggcttctcccctgtgtggacaaCCATGTGCACTTTACGCAACGTAGAATTGACAAAGCACTTGTCGCACTCAGAGCATTTGTAtgatttctcccctgtgtgtttcCTCATGTGCTGCGCTAGATTCCCACTCTGACTGTAGCTAATACCACACTCCATGCATTTGTACGGCTTCTCTCCGGTGTGGACAACCATGTGTGCATTACGGGCCCCCGAAGTGACAAAGCACTTGTCGCACTCAGAGCATTTgtaaggtttctcccctgtgtgtttcCTTCTGACGTGGTCTTTTAGCTTGCACCGCTGTTTGAACTGGTTCCCAACGTCCTGGCAAGAGAACGGCGTCTCCCCGACGTGTTTCAGCCGGTGGATCATAAGGGTGTGTGGCCGGGCAAAGGTCATGGGACACTCTGGACAGGACAGCGGGCGCTCGCCGGTGTGGCTCAGCCGGTGATACTTCAGACTCATGTAACTCTGACCACACTCCGGGCACACGTACAGTTTACACCCACTGTGGGCCGTCATGTGGCGCTTCAGGTGGGCGGAGATCTTGAAGCCTTGGCCGCACTGGGGGCAGACGTAGGGCTGCGCATCACTGTGGAAACGCATGTGGGGGGTCAGGTTGGATTTGAACGTGAAGGTCCTGCCGCACTGGGGGCTGACGAAAGGACGTTCCGCATCGTGTATTGGTCGGTGCTCGTCCAAGCCGGCTTTCCGGGAGAACGTCTTGTGGCACACCTCGCAGGAGTACGGCCGGTACTATGTGTGGATCCGGGAGTGGAACTCCAGCGTGGTTTTGAAGAAGAACTTCCGTCCACAATCTGGGCACGGAAACCGGCAGACCTTCTGGTTGCGAGGCCGCCATTCTGGGTCGGACCGGAATGCAGTCAGATTGAACGGCTGGCTGGTAGCCGACCGCAGGCGTCTCCTTCCATCTTGGAAGTACAGGGGGGCATCCTCTGCCTTGATACCCAGGTGATGTGCAGCTCTCTTGGGGTCGCTCTCTGTAGGAGGTCCCTTGGTGTTACCCATCTCTGGGTCGTAGCTCTCTGGCTTCACAGCGTTCAACCAGTGTTCAATTTTTGTCCCGACAGGCAGCTCGTCCATCTCTTGTTTCACCTGGTTTAAATTAGAATACCTTTATTTTTCTCTGAGGAAACATACAAACCAGTCAAGATATCTAGTAAACATATACTGTAACATTCGCACAGACAGATATCTAGTAAACATATAGCTGCAACATTCACACAGACATATATATAGTAAACATATAGCTGCAACattcacacagacagatacaaatGCGATACAAGATCTCAATTCAATGTTAATTTAAAAGCCACAACTTTAAACCTACCTCTTGTTTTACCTCGTCAGGCCTCAAGATGGCGCTGGAGAGTTGTAGACTTATCTTGGGTTTGTTTTGGCTTCCCTTAGGGCGACCCCACCACTTAGGGGCCGATGATACCTGGCTAGAAACACTTTCACTGTCAGCAGAGTTGTTTCCTTTTCCTGTGGATTGTTTCCTTCctctggtggtggtggagtttTTCTTCTTCGTTGGTTTTCTGCCTGGTTTGTTATTGTTCTTCTGAGCAGCGAGAGACAGTTGATCCTTCGTTAGTCTGTGGAGTCTCACGATAGGTAAAGAAACGAAAGCAGCCATTTTGAGTTGATGTAAGGTGAgtttctctggtcaaaagttgctGAAGCCTGACAGATCTTACTTAAAATACATATCCAGGCATTGTATCAACTAACCAAAtcatgttatagcaatctgtcagtctATAACACCGTTGATGGTGTGGCaggcaaccattggttgatgaaTGTAACATCTGAGTAGGTGAACATTACCCCTAGTCTCAATCTGGGCAGGGGAACATTACCCCTAGTCTCAATCTGGGCAGAGAAACGTGTTCTGTTAAACTAATGTCTCAGGGTCTTGTAGCTCTAGGATGGAACCCTGTGGGGAATGTCTTGTCCTCTCCTTTAAAAACTGAGCTGGTCATCATTCTAGGGTCTTGTAGCTCTAGGATGGAACCCTGTGGGGGATGTCTTGTCCTCTCCTTTAAAAACTGAGCTGGTCATCATTCTAGGGACCTGTAGCTctaggattgaaccctgtggggAATGTCTTGTCCTCTCCTTTAAAAACTGAGCTGGTCATCATTCTAGGGACCTGTAGCTctaggattgaaccctgtggggAATGTCTTGTCCTCTCCTTTAAAAACTGAGCTGGTCATCATTCTAGGGACCTGTAGCTctaggattgaaccctgtggggAATGTCTTGTCCTCTCCTTTAAAAACTGAGCTGGTCATCATTCTAGGGACCTGTAGCTctaggattgaaccctgtggggaatgtcctgtcctctcctttaaAAACTGAGCTGGTCATCATTCTAGGGACCTGTAGCTctaggattgaaccctgtggggAATGTCTTGTCCTCTCCTTTAAAAACTGAGCTGGTCATCATCTGTAAGAAACAATGGAGAGAAAGTCAATAAGAATTAAGAAAATTAAGCCTACAAAGTAAGAAAAGAGGCATatcaacccccccccaaaatagaATTGACCAGAATAAGAATAATGGAAACGAATAGTATCATCTCTCCAAAGTAGATATATTAATATAGTAAAGATGCCCTATGCAGGAATccctccgccatttcctggttgataaTGTTGGAATAGTTCACCTACTTTCAGTTTGACAAAACCAGcatgtatagtgtagagaatcattgtagcctaaaccgctgtgaaatatattttccataactagtatagtattttcagctgtctgaagctggtgtacaaaactgaaagtaaaagatgcataaaacacaaaacacattttatgaacaggaagcatagaaatagtacaCACAGAACAGATCAACCGCTTCtaagacttgctttcaatgagaatgacagatctataacttacatttctatgtgaatttggtcggtagcccaaaaagttacatattgcatctTTAAATAAACAATTATTGGTATCTAAGaccgtttttttttaaattacttttAACATCCCTAAACTAAAAATCCACAAGATAACTCCAGGTTAAATAGAACTTCATGGTGAAATACAACACTAATTACATGTTGCTGTAAGAGTCCATCAAATGCATTCTGTTGGTGCAAAACGAATCCGTATCTAAAGTTACTTTTGGATAAATACCGCATTGATTATTTGATAGCTTATTTGAAGTTTATTTGATAGCTTGCATTGTGGAAAGCGAAAGCTACTGTAGTTATTCAGTAGCTAGCTAATCGATGATGCTTGGTCAGCTAGCTCTGGTCTACTACTGCAACAGACATCTATCTACCTGCAGGGACGGAGGCAACAATCTGCAGTGGTCATGGCTGGTACGAGTCGATTTACTGAGAAGCCTGTACATTTAATTTCAGATAAATAATTGCAATCCCCGTTTGCAAGAAACACTGTTGTATTCCAAGATAAATAATACCACATGTATCCACAGCGCATGGGAAGTAGTGACTACTGTTGCTGATTTTGTTCCAAGATCTCCACATTCTCAGTGCTGCCACCTAGCGGAGCGGATGAAGACATTTCATTCCATTTCCATACTACAATATGCTCTATTAGAGATATTCTTATAGACCCAATTCTTATGGATTTTCTCTTTATCTGTGCATATACTGTCTGCAAATGAATTATCTGCACCTAAAACCATAACCACATAGTAATACACGTAGCTACTGTTTGAAGAGACAACTTAATGTAGCTTGTTGTGCTAGATATTTTATGTCCAAATTTGTTTTGCCTCCTGTAAGGCAGAAAATGTATGTTGTAAAATATTGTCTTTCTTTGCTCTTCACCttcacctctctctgcctcttctctcctccgttGCTCTTCAGCTCTGTTCTttctgcctcttctctcctccgttGCTCTTCAGCTCTGATCTCTcagcctcttctctcctccgttGCTCTTCAGCTCTGATCTTTCTGCCCCTTCTCTCCTCCGTTGCTCTTCAGCTCTGATCTttctgcctcttctctcctccgttGCTCTTCAGCTCTGATCTttctgcctcttctctcctccgttGCTCTTCAGCTCTGATCTCTcagcctcttctctcctccgttGCTCTTCAGCTCTGATCTttctgcctcttctctcctccatggCTCTTCAGCTCTGATCTTTCTGCCTCTTCCATGTAGTAGTATCCCCAGTTCTGGTATGATAATGTATAAATATTGTCATGCAGTCATTTAACTTCTCCAATGTTGCCTTTGACTTCAATGTTGAAGACATTGGATCCACCACCAGTTAGCATTGAGCACCTGAAGGTCTGGACTGCTCTTCAGAAAGGCCATTATAGGTTTACCCTTCAACAGGTCTTTAACAGCACTCGTGAACTTTGTGATCCAAAACTCTCCTGGATTGACTTCACAGTGTTCCTTCTCCTCGtcagtgaaccccccccccccccccccccagcagtaGAACACGAGGACGAGAGAGATCCAGGCATTTCACTGATTACTCCTGGGGTTTCCATGACAATGATGTTGGTCCTGTCCAGAACTCTATATTCTGACTAACACTgtggtcacagacacagaggaagcCTCTACTGTGAAGACAATTCTCC
This is a stretch of genomic DNA from Oncorhynchus clarkii lewisi isolate Uvic-CL-2024 chromosome 17, UVic_Ocla_1.0, whole genome shotgun sequence. It encodes these proteins:
- the LOC139370430 gene encoding zinc finger protein 722-like: MRFHSDAQPYVCPQCGQGFKISAHLKRHMTAHSGCKLYVCPECGQSYMSLKYHRLSHTGERPLSCPECPMTFARPHTLMIHRLKHVGETPFSCQDVGNQFKQRCKLKDHVRRKHTGEKPYKCSECDKCFVTSGARNAHMVVHTGEKPT
- the LOC139370179 gene encoding uncharacterized protein; the encoded protein is MAAFVSLPIVRLHRLTKDQLSLAAQKNNNKPGRKPTKKKNSTTTRGRKQSTGKGNNSADSESVSSQVSSAPKWWGRPKGSQNKPKISLQLSSAILRPDEVKQEVKQEMDELPVGTKIEHWLNAVKPESYDPEMGNTKGPPTESDPKRAAHHLGIKAEDAPLYFQDGRRRLRSATSQPFNLTAFRSDPEWRPRNQKVCRFPCPDCGRKFFFKTTLEFHSRIHT